ATATAATGACTAAAACTCATGATTCATGCCTCTATTATAAAATCCTGATTTCTAACTGTGCCTTTGTTAGCTCATAAATACTTTTAGAGTGCAGATAAACAAGGTGAgccggaaaaatattttaaaaattgctaATATCAGAGCATATTGCATTTAATTACGGCAAAGAACTGCATTCTTTAGCAGCACTCCCATAAACATCATGCAACTAAATTACAAATAATCCAACTATGTGAGCCATGTATATTGTGCCCGATTATCAGGccgtagcggccaccgtggtgtgatggtggcgtgctccgccatccacaccgaagatcctgggctcacgccccgggcaaagcaacatcaaaactttagaaacaagttttttcaaaagaaaatttatctaagcggggtcgcccctcggcagtgttcggcaagtaCTCCGGGTGTATTAATGCCATGAAaatctttcagtgaaaactcatctgccttgcagataccgttcggagtcggcataaaatatgtaggtctcaTCCTCCAAGAAAGCCCCACATTAGTAATGATCAGTCATACTTTCGGGATAGTTATCATTGAAGACTTCCAAGCTTACTTTGTGATTGATTTTCTGTGCCCATTTCCAAGAGCGGATTTGAAGCTTATTTTATGCCTTACGACGATGCTTTTCTTCTTAAAAACTTGTTTAGCACTTATCATTTTTCTTTTTCTGTAGGTCGCCGGTTCCTCCCTTGAAGCTTCCTCTAAAGTATATGGCCTACGCGTAGATTCAGTACATACCGATGTATTACGTATGTCAGCAGGATTAAATGCACAAAAATTTACAGATCGTCAAGCACAGagtgatgatgatgacgatgtaGCAACAGGTGGGGAAGGAAATGCAGATCCAAAGGCATCAGCTGCTGGCGTTGATGAGAATGGAGAAAAAGTGACCGAGAAgcctaaacaaaaacaaaaacgtacgAGGCGTGTTGTGTCAACTATTACAAAAAACAAAGACACATTGAACGCTCGTTTGGATACAGTGCCCCTACAGGATCCTGTCTTTGGCAAGCTAAATACTATTGTTGGTTCAATAAACTCATCTAATCGTTTGATGAATAACATATTATTAACCACTGATTCTGAGTTGCGTTTACGAACTACATTCCGCTTTTGGGATGCAAATCCTACAGAGACGGATTGTGATTATACCGTGGCACCAATATCAGCACCAACAGAAAATGTGGGCCCAGAATCAATGGACTGTGCACCATGTGATCGTTTAATGAATATAAAACGTGTTGATGATTTGAAACTCCGTCCGCTTCATACGGGTTATGTAATTTCGGATACGCCGGAGCCACTGCCAGACAATGAAGAACCGCACAGTTTGCGTGATAGTGCTGATGCACCGTTTGATGATGTGCCACCCTTCGAAGGGGGAAATTGTGCTAAGGGTGCTGTTGATCATATGGTAATGGCATTTGATATTAATGCAGAATGTGAACCATTGCCGTCGTTGAATGATCAACCAGCTTTACTTGCTGTGGACTATAATGATTTTGAGGAGTTGACAACAGGTGAGAATTCCAAGTTCTGTTCTGTAATTCCTCACTTGCCGAATGGCAACTGCAACTACAACGTAGTTTGTTTGTTAACAATTTTGGgaaaagaaataatatatatattgttgaaattataTAAAACTCTTCTCCTATCGTCTATCTGTAGAATCGTACACTACATAACTTCCATTTTCCTTTCCAGAGGAGCGTACTGCTATAACAAATTGTCGAGGCCTTCGTAAAGCGCCGGTGGTTATAGAAGATTTGCGTCCGGTAGATGCAAGTTCGAAACTTGAATACTCATATCGACCACTTGATAAGATATCACAATTTTGGGCTGGTCCATCCCATTGGAAGTTCAAGCGGTCACGCCCGCGATTTTCCACTCAGGCCACATTACAGGGTGTAAATAACCAGCGTGCAACTGCACGTCGTCCCAATGCACTCAGCAAAAAACGCTCGAAACAATTGCAATTCGAACAAGAATTCGATGACATATTCATCAACCTGGACAAGTACAAAGCGAGAAAAGCTAATTTTCAAAAGAAGTGGGATCAACGTAAACTGAAACTGCCCACTGACTTACAATTAGACCCGGAAATGTTTAATAAATTCAAATGCGCACCGAGCGCAGTAGTGCAGTTCGATATTGATGACGATGACATTGATTCGGCATTGCTAGCTGGTGGTGATGGTTTACATGGTAATGCATTGGATGGAAACGCAGGTGGTGAACACTTTGGAGATCACGATGATGCTGGCTGTGGTGACGGTGCTGATGGTGCGGCTGGTGGTGCTGACGGTTTAAGTGGTGTTGCAGGAAATGCTAGCGTGGGTGGTGATAATTTTATGAATATCTCTGCAAGTGGACTAGGTGGAGAAGATGGTGTTGTGCATGATCATTCACAATCAGATAATGATGGTGAAAATGCGGCGAATAATACAGTTTTAGAAATAGCCACAAGTTTTGATGGCGCGCCGAGTCAGGTGCGTAGAAAGAACATTATTCATAAAATATCTGATAACAACCAAGTTTTTCCTATAATTCCAGGTCACAAAAATTATAGTGCCCTTCGCAAAGCGCGCCAAAGTTATcgatatgaaaaatttgaaacgcTGTTGTACACAATTGATTAATAAACAAATGAAAGTTCCAGTGCAACCAGAGGATGTACCACAACATCCAATAATAAGTGGTGAACACTTTGCGCCAGGCATGGCTAGTTTCAAAGATGTTTACGATCATTTGCCTGATATATTAACACAAAATATGGCGGATTCACTTTCGCCTTCTATAGCTTTCTATTCAGTTTTACATCTAGCGAATGATTTTAATTTACGTCTGATACCACAAGAAGATTTGGAGGACTTCAAAATACGACAATTAACGGATTGATAATTGttggttattgttgttgctggttTCGAATCTAATATTAAGCTGCTATTATCGATTCGATGACGGTTGTTCGGaataatgtttaaatttttgGTGTAACAATGTTTCAACAGTGTACATTATTAAGTCATTTGCAATCTGCTATCAGccctttaaaaaacaaatttacaattaaaaaaaaacataaagatttTAAGTTTCCAGTACGTTGTAATCAAGGCCACATTAATTATGAAATGTACTAGCCTACAATGTAGTGTACTATATGATATGAGATGTGTGTAACGACAGCAGCAACAAGATAATCATTTTATTAGTAAGAAATTTATTGAAATACATTTAATCATAGCAATCGTTGAATATTCAAATGTATGTAAATCATagcaatttttgtaattttagttgtttaaagaaaaaatatttgtcaTATTTTTTCAGTTTGATTTTCTCATTTCATTAAATATGTATTGCGCCTTTGTCGTGAACTGATTATTATTCTTTTATTAATAAAGAACCGTTACTGCGTTACGTGTATTCTAATAGGTTATGGGCAATTTAAAGGATCACGGTATTCCGCAGTTTTCGGGAATCGGTTTCGATGACAGGCAATTTAAAGTGAAAATGCATCTCGATGCGCGCGTTGAAGATGCGGCATAGGAAGAATTTcttaaaaaagagaaaaaaagcaAAGGATATTTTGGTTGGGTTTGTTCACAATGATTGCTTGGCTTATATCAGGGATAAGAACACGGTTAGAGAGATGTGGGAAAATCTTCAGATGGGATTTGCAAGAGAATCGATTGAGTCAGCTTTTAGTGCGGAAGCAGCTAGCAACGCTCCGCATGATGGAAGATgacgcgcttcccaaggcagttggttctatgtaccggagcgactcgggatttttcccgaccaaggactgtcatttcagtataaccccatttaatttgttgcgtccctcccacaaattgtcatcctcccagcagctccctgcagcgggactgctccatattctcttccTCCGGGAaagtatcgaatccaatccgagtccgtctcctgaccccggtcctgagaaatggttttgctgcatctgccggaaaagaatctttttaggacggtcatactctgttcagtgtgtctcgtgtaagggatggttgtatcggacaggttgttctgggcttgatcccaaaacccgacgtccacgtaacttttataaatcttttatggctccttgctgttcactcccaagggcgtcccatagtctacgcctaagtgcccccactacctgccagcagccacactgctcagcaagccacaacaagtacccgctgctgctcgctcCCCACGgcaccaacaactcaaacagctgctaccactcataactactatcttcgtagtagagtcggtagcaatgctgagcccCGTCTTCTACACCCCCCcacacaaatcgttcccgagatggtcgggctagcaccttaatggtgctgtggtaccggagcgtaccggatctgtatccggcaaaggaccatcacatcgataacactctccaaagccttcggggagcaaccttatcgctacaacaacaacaacaacaacaacaacatcatccgggtaccccaatgcttgcacaaggacgcccagtcccagggccacaacagcaattgcgtcctagtcTTTCTCAAccacgtcaaggcatatctgtccggtcaggcgatgcaaacctagaaatcatcaacatctacatccctcctgccatc
The DNA window shown above is from Eurosta solidaginis isolate ZX-2024a chromosome 2, ASM4086904v1, whole genome shotgun sequence and carries:
- the barr gene encoding condensin complex subunit 2 isoform X3 — encoded protein: MRKQKYIQVTTTPVRSSLAEAAGHWKQQQQQLNQQLSSSQQQQQLVNSIFVQPVTVRVATVVQPQKVIAQEASTSGFSGADKYNNINMTPTNTDTPLRRSEYRDGGRNVNVATAHVIGTPLNDDEEERRQARRRTIMQSSSGRESMFEENETLKKCLEIYNGNKLSRENAWSLSLIDTLSTLLDRHHKSLNNFKVAGSSLEASSKVYGLRVDSVHTDVLRMSAGLNAQKFTDRQAQSDDDDDVATGGEGNADPKASAAGVDENGEKVTEKPKQKQKRTRRVVSTITKNKDTLNARLDTVPLQDPVFGKLNTIVGSINSSNRLMNNILLTTDSELRLRTTFRFWDANPTETDCDYTVAPISAPTENVGPESMDCAPCDRLMNIKRVDDLKLRPLHTGYVISDTPEPLPDNEEPHSLRDSADAPFDDVPPFEGGNCAKGAVDHMVMAFDINAECEPLPSLNDQPALLAVDYNDFEELTTEERTAITNCRGLRKAPVVIEDLRPVDASSKLEYSYRPLDKISQFWAGPSHWKFKRSRPRFSTQATLQGVNNQRATARRPNALSKKRSKQLQFEQEFDDIFINLDKYKARKANFQKKWDQRKLKLPTDLQLDPEMFNKFKCAPSAVVQFDIDDDDIDSALLAGGDGLHGNALDGNAGGEHFGDHDDAGCGDGADGAAGGADGLSGVAGNASVGGDNFMNISASGLGGEDGVVHDHSQSDNDGENAANNTVLEIATSFDGAPSQVTKIIVPFAKRAKVIDMKNLKRCCTQLINKQMKVPVQPEDVPQHPIISGEHFAPGMASFKDVYDHLPDILTQNMADSLSPSIAFYSVLHLANDFNLRLIPQEDLEDFKIRQLTD
- the barr gene encoding condensin complex subunit 2 isoform X1, whose protein sequence is MKITGSPTKSKQYIQVTTTPVRSSLAEAAGHWKQQQQQLNQQLSSSQQQQQLVNSIFVQPVTVRVATVVQPQKVIAQEASTSGFSGADKYNNINMTPTNTDTPLRRSEYRDGGRNVNVATAHVIGTPLNDDEEERRQARRRTIMQSSSGRESMFEENETLKKCLEIYNGNKLSRENAWSLSLIDTLSTLLDRHHKSLNNFKVAGSSLEASSKVYGLRVDSVHTDVLRMSAGLNAQKFTDRQAQSDDDDDVATGGEGNADPKASAAGVDENGEKVTEKPKQKQKRTRRVVSTITKNKDTLNARLDTVPLQDPVFGKLNTIVGSINSSNRLMNNILLTTDSELRLRTTFRFWDANPTETDCDYTVAPISAPTENVGPESMDCAPCDRLMNIKRVDDLKLRPLHTGYVISDTPEPLPDNEEPHSLRDSADAPFDDVPPFEGGNCAKGAVDHMVMAFDINAECEPLPSLNDQPALLAVDYNDFEELTTEERTAITNCRGLRKAPVVIEDLRPVDASSKLEYSYRPLDKISQFWAGPSHWKFKRSRPRFSTQATLQGVNNQRATARRPNALSKKRSKQLQFEQEFDDIFINLDKYKARKANFQKKWDQRKLKLPTDLQLDPEMFNKFKCAPSAVVQFDIDDDDIDSALLAGGDGLHGNALDGNAGGEHFGDHDDAGCGDGADGAAGGADGLSGVAGNASVGGDNFMNISASGLGGEDGVVHDHSQSDNDGENAANNTVLEIATSFDGAPSQVTKIIVPFAKRAKVIDMKNLKRCCTQLINKQMKVPVQPEDVPQHPIISGEHFAPGMASFKDVYDHLPDILTQNMADSLSPSIAFYSVLHLANDFNLRLIPQEDLEDFKIRQLTD
- the barr gene encoding condensin complex subunit 2 isoform X2, yielding MTVSSFPMNSQYIQVTTTPVRSSLAEAAGHWKQQQQQLNQQLSSSQQQQQLVNSIFVQPVTVRVATVVQPQKVIAQEASTSGFSGADKYNNINMTPTNTDTPLRRSEYRDGGRNVNVATAHVIGTPLNDDEEERRQARRRTIMQSSSGRESMFEENETLKKCLEIYNGNKLSRENAWSLSLIDTLSTLLDRHHKSLNNFKVAGSSLEASSKVYGLRVDSVHTDVLRMSAGLNAQKFTDRQAQSDDDDDVATGGEGNADPKASAAGVDENGEKVTEKPKQKQKRTRRVVSTITKNKDTLNARLDTVPLQDPVFGKLNTIVGSINSSNRLMNNILLTTDSELRLRTTFRFWDANPTETDCDYTVAPISAPTENVGPESMDCAPCDRLMNIKRVDDLKLRPLHTGYVISDTPEPLPDNEEPHSLRDSADAPFDDVPPFEGGNCAKGAVDHMVMAFDINAECEPLPSLNDQPALLAVDYNDFEELTTEERTAITNCRGLRKAPVVIEDLRPVDASSKLEYSYRPLDKISQFWAGPSHWKFKRSRPRFSTQATLQGVNNQRATARRPNALSKKRSKQLQFEQEFDDIFINLDKYKARKANFQKKWDQRKLKLPTDLQLDPEMFNKFKCAPSAVVQFDIDDDDIDSALLAGGDGLHGNALDGNAGGEHFGDHDDAGCGDGADGAAGGADGLSGVAGNASVGGDNFMNISASGLGGEDGVVHDHSQSDNDGENAANNTVLEIATSFDGAPSQVTKIIVPFAKRAKVIDMKNLKRCCTQLINKQMKVPVQPEDVPQHPIISGEHFAPGMASFKDVYDHLPDILTQNMADSLSPSIAFYSVLHLANDFNLRLIPQEDLEDFKIRQLTD
- the barr gene encoding condensin complex subunit 2 isoform X4, giving the protein MTPTNTDTPLRRSEYRDGGRNVNVATAHVIGTPLNDDEEERRQARRRTIMQSSSGRESMFEENETLKKCLEIYNGNKLSRENAWSLSLIDTLSTLLDRHHKSLNNFKVAGSSLEASSKVYGLRVDSVHTDVLRMSAGLNAQKFTDRQAQSDDDDDVATGGEGNADPKASAAGVDENGEKVTEKPKQKQKRTRRVVSTITKNKDTLNARLDTVPLQDPVFGKLNTIVGSINSSNRLMNNILLTTDSELRLRTTFRFWDANPTETDCDYTVAPISAPTENVGPESMDCAPCDRLMNIKRVDDLKLRPLHTGYVISDTPEPLPDNEEPHSLRDSADAPFDDVPPFEGGNCAKGAVDHMVMAFDINAECEPLPSLNDQPALLAVDYNDFEELTTEERTAITNCRGLRKAPVVIEDLRPVDASSKLEYSYRPLDKISQFWAGPSHWKFKRSRPRFSTQATLQGVNNQRATARRPNALSKKRSKQLQFEQEFDDIFINLDKYKARKANFQKKWDQRKLKLPTDLQLDPEMFNKFKCAPSAVVQFDIDDDDIDSALLAGGDGLHGNALDGNAGGEHFGDHDDAGCGDGADGAAGGADGLSGVAGNASVGGDNFMNISASGLGGEDGVVHDHSQSDNDGENAANNTVLEIATSFDGAPSQVTKIIVPFAKRAKVIDMKNLKRCCTQLINKQMKVPVQPEDVPQHPIISGEHFAPGMASFKDVYDHLPDILTQNMADSLSPSIAFYSVLHLANDFNLRLIPQEDLEDFKIRQLTD